GAAGCCATGGACAACATGAGGATGGTGGAGCCGAAGAAAACATGGATGGGCTTGTAGAGTGCCCGGAGCCAGGTGGgagcccagggaagcaggaatGCTCCAAAACCTGCTGCCCACTGTGGGAAGAGAAGGTGAGGGTGGAAAACTCGGTAtgctggagggagggggggaTCCAGGAGGGATTCCCACCTGGCAGGAGAAGAGCAGGACAgttcccagccccatccagctgtgCAGCGAGTACATGTTGGGCGTCCCTTGGGAATTATGGAAGCAGAACACGGCCGCCAGCCCCAGCACGGTCAGGACGAATGCTCCCAAAGCCAAGCTGCCGTGCAGCACCTTCCAGGGAAGCTTGGGGCCGCTCCACGTGTTGGGAATGCGGTAAACCAGGGCAgctgtgagggggaaaaaaacatcaggAAGGAGCCGTGCCGGGATCCCCGCGCTCCCTTTGCTCACCTGCGCCGTAGAGCACCACCAATCCTGTCACCATCAGCACCGGGTGCCAGTTGAATGTCCGGGAGCTGCCGTCCAGGGAAAAGCCCCCGCGCCAGTGCTGGCACCAGGTGCCCACCATGGCCACGCAGAGCAATCCCAGCGTTCCCAGGAAGGcacagaagggcaggaagggcaCGTCCAGCATGGCCGTGGCGCGGTGGTGGCACCTGTGGGCGAGCGAGGAGCCGGCTCAGGCTCCGGATGCGGTCCCAGGGAGGAGCCACGGAAAGGGGAACTGGGAGCCCCAAAGAGTGTGGGGGGGCCGCTGttccccagcctggggaaggtgacagggatggagctgcttcccagccatGGATGGTGGCCCAGCTGCTTCCCGGCCTGGGAATGGTGGCAGGGATGGATCCGGGATGGTGGTGCCTGGGGATGATTGAGGTGACTCTTGGGGCTCTCCGACATCGCCAGGAGGAACCGCGGAAAGGGGAACTGGGAGCCCTGAGGGGGTGACCAGagtccagctgtgccctggacTGGGAAGGAGGCCAGGGATGGAACAGGACATGCAGAGCAGGGCACGGCACCCCAGGGAATGGCCGCGAGGAGCTCTTGGTGTCAGCTGTCACGGTCCCCCTGGCAGGAGCCCGATCGCTCTCATTTGCATGTGATTTACATGTGCCCCCAGAAATGGGTATTTCTGTCCCCTCCGGGGACGGGGGCTGTCCCGACACCCTCAAATCAGCTGCCTCACGGGACGGAGAGACAGGAAAGGCGTGGAGATACGCGGCCCTATGGTTCTCTAAAATCTGGGACACAGAGACTCACGGATTTCCCAAATCTGGGCTACTCGGTGCCATGGCTCCCCGAAATCTGGGAACACGTGGCtccacagccccccccccccccccccaaacctgCGGCTCCCCTGGACCTGGAACAAATCGCCAGGCCCTGACACCACCCAAAACCCAGACCACGCGGTCCCTCGGCCCCTCCCAACCCCGGAGCCGCCCACCAGCGCTCCAACCCCGGGGCTGTACCTGGACCCCACCGCCCCCTCCTCGTCACTgggcgccgccatcttggcgAGCGCCGCTCTGCCTGCTCATCTCTATGGTTTTCCCGCCCACCCCAATGTACTACCACAGAGGGGAGCGGCGGCCAGAGCGGCCCCGAGGGGCCTCCAGCCGCCACTTCCCCCTTCACTTCCGGCTCTGGCGGCCGTTTCCATGGGGACCAAGATGGCGGCGGGTGAGCGCCTGGGGCGGGGGCACGGCGGGGGCACGGCAGGGGcagcgggacccccgggaccggGACCCCCGGCACTCAGGGGGGTTTGGGCGTATCGGGGGAGCGGACCCCGGAGCGGGGAGGGGGCCAAGAACTGCGGGAGAGGGCGGCGAGAGGGGGCCTGGGGGATCCACAGTGGTATCTGTGAGAAGGGGCGGAGTGACGCGGGCTCTGGAGGGGCAGAGAGTGATTTCTTAATCCCCATATCCATCTCTTTCCCTCCTCATGTCCATCAGTTTCTCGCTCCCATGTCCAGTCTTCCTTCCCCCGCATTTCCAGCCACTTTCCgtccttttccagcccctttACCCCTGTCTGTCACCATGTCTGCCCCTCAGAGAATtcagcccccagcacagcccttgtCCTGCCAGGACACGGGAGATCTCTGTCCCCTCCGTCCCTCTCCAGCCAGGATGATCCCTGAGGGGGCTTTTCCCATGGGATATGTGTCCCACATGGACTGTACCTGCTCCAGTGTCCAAAAATTCCCGTCTGTCTCTCCTCACTTCTCTCCCTGGGCCCAGAGTGGGACATGCCCAAACCTGCTCAGAATTGCccatggagctgggaacagccaggaaTAACCTGCTTGGACACTGCTTCTTGGGACTGCACGTCTCCCTCATCCCTGGATTTCCTCACATGGGGATGGGGAGTGGATTTTAGGGGGAAGGAAGACACCAGAGGAGAGAGAGGACACAGCTCATTGGGTTTTCCTGGTTTCTGGGATCCATCCCAATCCCCGTGTTCCCCCTCCAGGTTTGGGATGCCGGGAGAGGCCCTGCTGAGCCCCCCCAGTGCCATGATCTGTTGGGAATGCTGGGGCTGAGGGCTCCAAGCCTCAGGAAGGAGAATGCTCCAGCCCAGCAACTACAGCCTCGTGCTGttcctgcagttcctgctgctttcctacGACCTCTTCGTGAATTCCTTCTCGGAGCTGCTGCGCACGGCTCCGGCCGTGCAGCTCGTCCTCTTCATGTGAGTACGGGCAAGGTGGGGCAGCAGATCCAGGAGACCCAGGAGCCCACAATCCCTCTGTTCTCCCGGCAGCATCCAGGACCTCGCCATCGTCTTCAACGTCATCATCGTCTTCCTCATGTTCTTCAACACCTACGTTTTCCAGGCGGGGTTGGTCAACCTCCTCTTCCATAAATTCAAGGGAACCATCCTGCTCTCCGCAGCCTACCTGGCGCTCAGCATCTCCTTCCACGTCTGGATTATGGTAGGATGGcgtgggcacagctgctgcattctCCCAAGGGATTTTTCCATGACACCCAGCTTCCCACAGTCCTTTCTCATTGTCTCCCCCGCAAGGTGTCCCATGGAAGATGTCCCATTCCATGATCCGGTGGTTGGCATCAGGCTGGGAGTGTCCtgcccaatcccagccccatcccagctcatTCCCTAAGGGCCGTGACCCATCAGAAAATCCTTTTTCCCCAGGGAaagcctgtgccagcagctcctggttttCCTGGGATTAATCCCTATACCTGGGGGCAGCCCActcccttcccacagctccGTGGGCTGTGCAGGCTCCCGGAtctgtcctggcagcaccttccccttttctttcctgaataaACTCCTTCCTAGCTCCTTCCCAATGGACACTTCCTGAACTTCCCTCCAtcctgctgtcccagagcacagggaatgtTTGGGGGGTcaggagccacagcagctgctccagcgcTGCCCACGCCGTCCAGGAAGGGGATTTGTGGGGATTTGCAGGGATCTGCAGTCTGAAGCCGGAATAGGTCCGGGCTCAATGCCTAAATCCCCTGAGCTGCTTAACCTTTAGAGTAGGGGGATTCCCAAACTTCTCCAGGTGTTACTCCTGGCTTATGTCCCTCCATCCCACTCAGAACCTTTGGAATGGGGTGATGGGTCTGGGAGGACTCAACAAAACCGCTCCAGGGgttattcccagttttccaaCCCCCTCAGAACCTGCGCTGGCGTGACCCCAGCCGCTTCATCTGGACTGAAGGCCTTCAGACCCTGTTCGTTTTCCAGAGGCTGGGTAAGGACTCCAAGGATCAGGGTGGGATCCCACATCctttgggggtgctgggggccCTCTCTCATCCCGAAATTCCCTGCAGCGGCCGTGCTTTACTGCTACTTCTACAAGCGGACAGCTGTGCACCTGGGAGACCCCCTCTTCTACCAGGATTCCCTCTGGCTCCGCAAGGAATTTGCCCACTTCCGTGGCTGATGGATCCCCGGGATCCCCTGGAGTCTCCTTGCACTCCACAGGCTCTGTCGGGGTCGGTTCTGGCTCATCCTTTCTCTGGGGACCAGCCCTCAGGATTTTGGGAGTCAGCGGGAGGCTTGTGGGGCGTCCCTGCGTTTCAGGGCCACAGCCTTGGTCGGCACTGGAATGTTTCTGGAAACCCTAAAGGAATAAATCGGATGTGTTTTCCAGAGGCTGCCGGGTGTTTGTGCCCAGCAGGTGTCACGGCTGCACTCCTTACATTGAAACCCAGCTCGGCGCTGCGCTTGCGGGCGCAAAACGGGGACATTCCCGTGATCCGGTGCGCGATTCTTCTCCCAGTGGATACGAGGGGCGGGGTTAGGAGGGAGGGGGACGCGAGCCCGCGCGGCAGCGATCCGTCCTCCAACCATAGAGAGGTGCGGGTAGAGCGGCGGGGCAAACCACCGAGAGGGGAGGGTGATAGAGAGGCTCCGCCTGCACGCTCCGCGCCCTCGCCCTCAGCGCCCCCACGCGGgcgagcgcggcggcggcggttCCCATGGAGATGGAAGATGGCGCCcaggggtgggagcaggaccggggggggggggaaacggGGGATACCGGAGGGTACAGGGGCTACCGGGAGGAACTCGGGCTGGGAGCAGCGCTGGGAACGGGGCAGGGGGGCGGCCAAGGCGCTGCAGGGCTCCGAGGGCTGCGCTGCCATGCCCGCCCCGTGCTCCCCCCTCATGgcctccccgtgtcccctcaggccGCCATCGCTCCTCGGCTCCGCTGCAGGTCCTGCTCTTCCTCAACGGCTGGTACTGCGCCACATATTTTCTCCTGGAAGCGTTCGTGTTCGTGTACAAAGGTGAGTCCTTCGCTCCAGAACTCTTCCCGATCCCGCCGGGGTGGGCAGGAATGTGGTGCTGAGGGCGGTGCTTTTCcggcagtgctgctcctgccctatCCCGTCTCCAACTTGGTGCTGGACGTGGTGCTGCTCTTCCTCTACCTCGGCATTGAGGCCACACGCATCTTCTTCGGTGAGTGCCCCTGAATACCAGAGGCTCCACAGGGAGTGCAGagtcctgggacaccccaaagaCCATCCCTGGATGTTCAGGTTGCACGGGGCATGCAGTAACCTGGGCTAgaggaagatgtccctgcccacgggaACGAGACATTTAATTCCCCACCCAAAACCCTCCCATGATTTCCGTGATCTGATCCCAACTCTATGTTCCACAGGCTCCAAGGGGAACCTGTGCCAGCGGAAGGTGCCGCTGTCCCTCAGCCTGGCACTTAcgctgccagcagctgtgctggccgTGTACTACCTGCTGCTCCAGACATATTCCCTGCGCCTGGAAGCGTTCCTGAGCGCCATCCTGCTCCTCTTCtacagcctggagctgctcctgggcttcctggcactgctctcctTCTCCAGGTGCCACATCCCGGGAACTGGGGGAGCCGGCGTGGGACCTGCCAGGTCGGTTTGGCACCCACACATCCCTGTCTCTGTCCTTTTCCACAGCACGGATCCCTACTGAGGACACAGCCCAGGGATACAGGGAAGCATCACCCGTGCCAGCTCCacttcccagccccaggaagggGGAGGATCCCACCATTCCCACTGCCCA
This portion of the Vidua chalybeata isolate OUT-0048 chromosome 6, bVidCha1 merged haplotype, whole genome shotgun sequence genome encodes:
- the LOC128790017 gene encoding lysosomal membrane ascorbate-dependent ferrireductase CYB561A3; its protein translation is MAAPSDEEGAVGSRCHHRATAMLDVPFLPFCAFLGTLGLLCVAMVGTWCQHWRGGFSLDGSSRTFNWHPVLMVTGLVVLYGAAALVYRIPNTWSGPKLPWKVLHGSLALGAFVLTVLGLAAVFCFHNSQGTPNMYSLHSWMGLGTVLLFSCQWAAGFGAFLLPWAPTWLRALYKPIHVFFGSTILMLSMASCVSGINEKLFFSLKNGTMAYKLLPAEAVFANTLGLLILIFGVLVVAALARPSWKRPDSDSPDSRQPLLSAER
- the TMEM138 gene encoding transmembrane protein 138; this translates as MLQPSNYSLVLFLQFLLLSYDLFVNSFSELLRTAPAVQLVLFIIQDLAIVFNVIIVFLMFFNTYVFQAGLVNLLFHKFKGTILLSAAYLALSISFHVWIMNLRWRDPSRFIWTEGLQTLFVFQRLAAVLYCYFYKRTAVHLGDPLFYQDSLWLRKEFAHFRG
- the TMEM216 gene encoding transmembrane protein 216 → MAPRGRHRSSAPLQVLLFLNGWYCATYFLLEAFVFVYKVLLLPYPVSNLVLDVVLLFLYLGIEATRIFFGSKGNLCQRKVPLSLSLALTLPAAVLAVYYLLLQTYSLRLEAFLSAILLLFYSLELLLGFLALLSFSSTDPY